A region of Homo sapiens chromosome 17, GRCh38.p14 Primary Assembly DNA encodes the following proteins:
- the GCGR gene encoding glucagon receptor isoform X2: MPPCQPQRPLLLLLLLLACQVPSAQVMDFLFEKWKLYGDQCHHNLSLLPPPTELVCNRTFDKYSCWPDTPANTTANISCPWYLPWHHKVQHRFVFKRCGPDGQWVRGPRGQPWRDASQCQMDGEEIEVQKEVAKMYSSFQVMYTVGYSLSLGALLLALAILGGLSKLHCTRNAIHANLFASFVLKASSVLVIDGLLRTRYSQKIGDDLSVSTWLSDGAVAGCRVAAVFMQYGIVANYCWLLVEGLYLHNLLGLATLPERSFFSLYLGIGWGAPMLFVVPWAVVKCLFENVQCWTSNDNMGFWWILRFPVFLAILINFFIFVRIVQLLVAKLRARQMHHTDYKFRLAKSTLTLIPLLGVHEVVFAFVTDEHAQGTLRSAKLFFDLFLSSFQGLLVAVLYCFLNKEVQSELRRRWHRWRLGKVLWEERNTSNHRASSSPGHGPPSKELQFGRGGGSQDSSAETPLAGGLPRLAESPF, encoded by the exons ATGCCCCCCTGCCAGCCACAGCGACccctgctgctgttgctgctgctgctggcctgcCAG GTCCCCTCCGCTCAGGTGATGGACTTCCTGTTTGAGAAGTGGAAGCTCTACGGTGACCAGTGTCACCACAACCTGAGCCTGCTGCCCCCTCCCACGG AGCTGGTGTGCAACAGAACCTTCGACAAGTATTCCTGCTGGCCGGACACCCCCGCCAATACCACGGCCAACATCTCCTGCCCCTGGTACCTGCCTTGGCACCACAAAG TGCAACACCGCTTCGTGTTCAAGAGATGCGGGCCCGACGGTCAGTGGGTGCGTGGACCCCGGGGGCAGCCTTGGCGTGATGCCTCCCAGTGCCAGATGGATGGCGAGGAGATTGAGGTCCAG AAGGAGGTGGCCAAGATGTACAGCAGCTTCCAGGTGATGTACACAGTGGGCTACAGCCTGTCCCTGGGGGCCCTGCTCCTCGCCTTGGCCATCCTGGGGGGCCTCAG CAAGCTGCACTGCACCCGCAATGCCATCCACGCGAATCTGTTTGCGTCCTTCGTGCTGAAAGCCAGCTCCGTGCTGGTCATTGATGGGCTGCTCAGGACCCGCTACAGCCAGAAAATTGGCGACGACCTCAGTGTCAGCACCTGGCTCAGTGATGGA GCGGTGGCTGGCTGCCGTGTGGCCGCGGTGTTCATGCAATATGGCATCGTGGCCAACTACTGCTGGCTGCTGGTGGAGGGCCTGTACCTGCACAACCTGCTGGGCCTGGCCACCCTCCCCGAGAGGAGCTTCTTCAGCCTCTACCTGGGCATCGGCTGGG GTGCCCCCATGCTGTTCGTCGTCCCCTGGGCAGTGGTCAAGTGTCTGTTCGAGAACGTCCA GTGCTGGACCAGCAATGACAACATGGGCTTCTGGTGGATCCTGCGGTTCCCCGTCTTCCTGGCCATCCTG ATCAACTTCTTCATCTTCGTCCGCATCGTTCAGCTGCTCGTGGCCAAGCTGCGGGCACGGCAGATGCACCACACAGACTACAAGTTCCG GCTGGCCAAGTCCACGCTGACCCTCATCCCTCTGCTGGGCGTCCACGAAGTGGTCTTCGCCTTCGTGACGGACGAGCACGCCCAGGGCACCCTGCGCTCCGCCAAGCTCTTCTTCGACCTCTTCCTCAGCTCCTTCCAG GGCCTGCTGGTGGCTGTCCTCTACTGCTTCCTCAACAAGGAG GTGCAGTCGGAGCTGCGGCGGCGTTGGCACCGCTGGCGCCTGGGCAAAGTGCTATGGGAGGAGCGGAACACCAGCAACCACAGGGCCTCATCTTCGCCCGGCCACGGCCCTCCCAGCAAGGAGCTGCAGTTTGGGAGGGGTGGTGGCAGCCAGGATTCATCTGCGGAGACCCCCTTGGCTGGTGGCCTCCCTAGATTGGCTGAGAGCCCCTTCTGA
- the GCGR gene encoding glucagon receptor isoform X1, whose translation MPPCQPQRPLLLLLLLLACQPQVPSAQVMDFLFEKWKLYGDQCHHNLSLLPPPTELVCNRTFDKYSCWPDTPANTTANISCPWYLPWHHKVQHRFVFKRCGPDGQWVRGPRGQPWRDASQCQMDGEEIEVQKEVAKMYSSFQVMYTVGYSLSLGALLLALAILGGLSKLHCTRNAIHANLFASFVLKASSVLVIDGLLRTRYSQKIGDDLSVSTWLSDGAVAGCRVAAVFMQYGIVANYCWLLVEGLYLHNLLGLATLPERSFFSLYLGIGWGAPMLFVVPWAVVKCLFENVQCWTSNDNMGFWWILRFPVFLAILINFFIFVRIVQLLVAKLRARQMHHTDYKFRLAKSTLTLIPLLGVHEVVFAFVTDEHAQGTLRSAKLFFDLFLSSFQGLLVAVLYCFLNKEVQSELRRRWHRWRLGKVLWEERNTSNHRASSSPGHGPPSKELQFGRGGGSQDSSAETPLAGGLPRLAESPF comes from the exons ATGCCCCCCTGCCAGCCACAGCGACccctgctgctgttgctgctgctgctggcctgcCAG CCACAGGTCCCCTCCGCTCAGGTGATGGACTTCCTGTTTGAGAAGTGGAAGCTCTACGGTGACCAGTGTCACCACAACCTGAGCCTGCTGCCCCCTCCCACGG AGCTGGTGTGCAACAGAACCTTCGACAAGTATTCCTGCTGGCCGGACACCCCCGCCAATACCACGGCCAACATCTCCTGCCCCTGGTACCTGCCTTGGCACCACAAAG TGCAACACCGCTTCGTGTTCAAGAGATGCGGGCCCGACGGTCAGTGGGTGCGTGGACCCCGGGGGCAGCCTTGGCGTGATGCCTCCCAGTGCCAGATGGATGGCGAGGAGATTGAGGTCCAG AAGGAGGTGGCCAAGATGTACAGCAGCTTCCAGGTGATGTACACAGTGGGCTACAGCCTGTCCCTGGGGGCCCTGCTCCTCGCCTTGGCCATCCTGGGGGGCCTCAG CAAGCTGCACTGCACCCGCAATGCCATCCACGCGAATCTGTTTGCGTCCTTCGTGCTGAAAGCCAGCTCCGTGCTGGTCATTGATGGGCTGCTCAGGACCCGCTACAGCCAGAAAATTGGCGACGACCTCAGTGTCAGCACCTGGCTCAGTGATGGA GCGGTGGCTGGCTGCCGTGTGGCCGCGGTGTTCATGCAATATGGCATCGTGGCCAACTACTGCTGGCTGCTGGTGGAGGGCCTGTACCTGCACAACCTGCTGGGCCTGGCCACCCTCCCCGAGAGGAGCTTCTTCAGCCTCTACCTGGGCATCGGCTGGG GTGCCCCCATGCTGTTCGTCGTCCCCTGGGCAGTGGTCAAGTGTCTGTTCGAGAACGTCCA GTGCTGGACCAGCAATGACAACATGGGCTTCTGGTGGATCCTGCGGTTCCCCGTCTTCCTGGCCATCCTG ATCAACTTCTTCATCTTCGTCCGCATCGTTCAGCTGCTCGTGGCCAAGCTGCGGGCACGGCAGATGCACCACACAGACTACAAGTTCCG GCTGGCCAAGTCCACGCTGACCCTCATCCCTCTGCTGGGCGTCCACGAAGTGGTCTTCGCCTTCGTGACGGACGAGCACGCCCAGGGCACCCTGCGCTCCGCCAAGCTCTTCTTCGACCTCTTCCTCAGCTCCTTCCAG GGCCTGCTGGTGGCTGTCCTCTACTGCTTCCTCAACAAGGAG GTGCAGTCGGAGCTGCGGCGGCGTTGGCACCGCTGGCGCCTGGGCAAAGTGCTATGGGAGGAGCGGAACACCAGCAACCACAGGGCCTCATCTTCGCCCGGCCACGGCCCTCCCAGCAAGGAGCTGCAGTTTGGGAGGGGTGGTGGCAGCCAGGATTCATCTGCGGAGACCCCCTTGGCTGGTGGCCTCCCTAGATTGGCTGAGAGCCCCTTCTGA
- the GCGR gene encoding glucagon receptor isoform X3: protein MGRFLGAYAAFEDPAKGPCHSSGPHHRGQSWCATEPSTSIPAGRTPPPIPRPTSPAPVQHRFVFKRCGPDGQWVRGPRGQPWRDASQCQMDGEEIEVQKEVAKMYSSFQVMYTVGYSLSLGALLLALAILGGLSKLHCTRNAIHANLFASFVLKASSVLVIDGLLRTRYSQKIGDDLSVSTWLSDGAVAGCRVAAVFMQYGIVANYCWLLVEGLYLHNLLGLATLPERSFFSLYLGIGWGAPMLFVVPWAVVKCLFENVQCWTSNDNMGFWWILRFPVFLAILINFFIFVRIVQLLVAKLRARQMHHTDYKFRLAKSTLTLIPLLGVHEVVFAFVTDEHAQGTLRSAKLFFDLFLSSFQGLLVAVLYCFLNKEVQSELRRRWHRWRLGKVLWEERNTSNHRASSSPGHGPPSKELQFGRGGGSQDSSAETPLAGGLPRLAESPF from the exons ATGGGAAGGTTCCTGGGTGCTTATGCAGCCTTTGAGGACCCCGCCAAGGGGCCCTGTCATTCCTCAGGCCCCCACCACCGTGGGCAG AGCTGGTGTGCAACAGAACCTTCGACAAGTATTCCTGCTGGCCGGACACCCCCGCCAATACCACGGCCAACATCTCCTGCCCCTG TGCAACACCGCTTCGTGTTCAAGAGATGCGGGCCCGACGGTCAGTGGGTGCGTGGACCCCGGGGGCAGCCTTGGCGTGATGCCTCCCAGTGCCAGATGGATGGCGAGGAGATTGAGGTCCAG AAGGAGGTGGCCAAGATGTACAGCAGCTTCCAGGTGATGTACACAGTGGGCTACAGCCTGTCCCTGGGGGCCCTGCTCCTCGCCTTGGCCATCCTGGGGGGCCTCAG CAAGCTGCACTGCACCCGCAATGCCATCCACGCGAATCTGTTTGCGTCCTTCGTGCTGAAAGCCAGCTCCGTGCTGGTCATTGATGGGCTGCTCAGGACCCGCTACAGCCAGAAAATTGGCGACGACCTCAGTGTCAGCACCTGGCTCAGTGATGGA GCGGTGGCTGGCTGCCGTGTGGCCGCGGTGTTCATGCAATATGGCATCGTGGCCAACTACTGCTGGCTGCTGGTGGAGGGCCTGTACCTGCACAACCTGCTGGGCCTGGCCACCCTCCCCGAGAGGAGCTTCTTCAGCCTCTACCTGGGCATCGGCTGGG GTGCCCCCATGCTGTTCGTCGTCCCCTGGGCAGTGGTCAAGTGTCTGTTCGAGAACGTCCA GTGCTGGACCAGCAATGACAACATGGGCTTCTGGTGGATCCTGCGGTTCCCCGTCTTCCTGGCCATCCTG ATCAACTTCTTCATCTTCGTCCGCATCGTTCAGCTGCTCGTGGCCAAGCTGCGGGCACGGCAGATGCACCACACAGACTACAAGTTCCG GCTGGCCAAGTCCACGCTGACCCTCATCCCTCTGCTGGGCGTCCACGAAGTGGTCTTCGCCTTCGTGACGGACGAGCACGCCCAGGGCACCCTGCGCTCCGCCAAGCTCTTCTTCGACCTCTTCCTCAGCTCCTTCCAG GGCCTGCTGGTGGCTGTCCTCTACTGCTTCCTCAACAAGGAG GTGCAGTCGGAGCTGCGGCGGCGTTGGCACCGCTGGCGCCTGGGCAAAGTGCTATGGGAGGAGCGGAACACCAGCAACCACAGGGCCTCATCTTCGCCCGGCCACGGCCCTCCCAGCAAGGAGCTGCAGTTTGGGAGGGGTGGTGGCAGCCAGGATTCATCTGCGGAGACCCCCTTGGCTGGTGGCCTCCCTAGATTGGCTGAGAGCCCCTTCTGA
- the MCRIP1 gene encoding mapk-regulated corepressor-interacting protein 1 isoform X2 has translation MLPHQRLRGSGGGALGSDAPAMTSSPVSRVVYNGKRTSSPRSPPSSSEIFTPAHEENVRFIYEAFKPIDLSDLKRRSTQDAKKS, from the exons atgctgCCACACCAG AGGCTGAGGGGATCTGGCGGTGGAGCGCTAGGATCAGACGCCCCCGCGATGACCAG CTCCCCCGTCTCCAGAGTCGTGTACAACGGCAAGAGGACCAGCAGCCCCCGCTCCCCACCCAGCAGCAGCGAGATCTTCACCCCAGCCCACGAGGAGAACGTCCGCTTCATTTACGAAG CCTTCAAGCCCATCGACCTGAGTGACCTGAAGCGCCGGAGCACGCAGGATGCCAAGAAGTCCTAG
- the MCRIP1 gene encoding mapk-regulated corepressor-interacting protein 1 isoform 1 (isoform 1 is encoded by transcript variant 3): MLPHQRLRGSGGGALGSDAPAMTSSPVSRVVYNGKRTSSPRSPPSSSEIFTPAHEENVRFIYEAWQGVERDLRGQVPGGERGLVEEYVEKVPNPSLKTFKPIDLSDLKRRSTQDAKKS, from the exons atgctgCCACACCAG AGGCTGAGGGGATCTGGCGGTGGAGCGCTAGGATCAGACGCCCCCGCGATGACCAG CTCCCCCGTCTCCAGAGTCGTGTACAACGGCAAGAGGACCAGCAGCCCCCGCTCCCCACCCAGCAGCAGCGAGATCTTCACCCCAGCCCACGAGGAGAACGTCCGCTTCATTTACGAAG CCTGGCAGGGTGTGGAGCGAGACCTGCGAGGCCAGGTGCCGGGTGGCGAGCGGGGCCTGGTGGAGGAGTATGTGGAGAAGGTCCCTAACCCCAGCCTGAAGA CCTTCAAGCCCATCGACCTGAGTGACCTGAAGCGCCGGAGCACGCAGGATGCCAAGAAGTCCTAG
- the MCRIP1 gene encoding mapk-regulated corepressor-interacting protein 1 isoform X3, with translation MTSSPVSRVVYNGKRTSSPRSPPSSSEIFTPAHEENVRFIYEAFKPIDLSDLKRRSTQDAKKS, from the exons ATGACCAG CTCCCCCGTCTCCAGAGTCGTGTACAACGGCAAGAGGACCAGCAGCCCCCGCTCCCCACCCAGCAGCAGCGAGATCTTCACCCCAGCCCACGAGGAGAACGTCCGCTTCATTTACGAAG CCTTCAAGCCCATCGACCTGAGTGACCTGAAGCGCCGGAGCACGCAGGATGCCAAGAAGTCCTAG
- the MCRIP1 gene encoding mapk-regulated corepressor-interacting protein 1 isoform 2 (isoform 2 is encoded by transcript variant 2), whose translation MTSSPVSRVVYNGKRTSSPRSPPSSSEIFTPAHEENVRFIYEAWQGVERDLRGQVPGGERGLVEEYVEKVPNPSLKTFKPIDLSDLKRRSTQDAKKS comes from the exons ATGACCAG CTCCCCCGTCTCCAGAGTCGTGTACAACGGCAAGAGGACCAGCAGCCCCCGCTCCCCACCCAGCAGCAGCGAGATCTTCACCCCAGCCCACGAGGAGAACGTCCGCTTCATTTACGAAG CCTGGCAGGGTGTGGAGCGAGACCTGCGAGGCCAGGTGCCGGGTGGCGAGCGGGGCCTGGTGGAGGAGTATGTGGAGAAGGTCCCTAACCCCAGCCTGAAGA CCTTCAAGCCCATCGACCTGAGTGACCTGAAGCGCCGGAGCACGCAGGATGCCAAGAAGTCCTAG